ctcgtaggatggatttaccctagctggccaaccaggaataaatcactatactccataggtcgaTCTGCcaacctcaacccatatctggatggggggcctaacctcttcaagggcctaggtgaacgAGCTTaacacgtattatctaaataggtggttgcactcataaagtaacatagtatctgtagcaacgatatcgtgctctgtagctgcaagtccaacagggtctgatactatataatatatttttatatacaactatctgatttaccataattctgaaataatcgtaataaccatgatgttgcataaactgtactataattctgagaattgtataatcataacactgcaacagcataatcataatactgaaactgcatgatcataatattgatattcgtataatcatggtaccgaggttcataaaatcatggtactgaaatatcgtaaaatcagaatactgaaatatcgtaaaacatattttcgtactatattcatatttacAAGCCACATGATACTTTAATTCATAATTttcgtaattaaataaattgtataacattttaaaaatacctaacatagcatatttcccttacctgactactggaaagcccctataaaatACTAGCAtaacacccacagggcctcctacaaaacaccctgaaaacaatatttttcagaactaaatatcaatatttcatcacctacaacatttcttataactaccataagaccaaaaataggttaaaagactttaccctgaatttgggatgaaatccaactcgatcccaccgacgatccatcCTAACAAACTTGAAGAAAacttcgccaggaacgtcgtggtggcttcggatccaATCCGGCGTCTGGCGGGGCCGAAAACGAAAAGAGAAGTGAGAGGATCCGTATGAGAGAGAGAGCGGtgtgaaaaatgaattaaaatccgatttttatctatttataaggccaaattcatcgatgaatctttcagtaaattcatcgacgaagccctgtattcgtcgacgaaattcagagcagtctgaaccgtctctcggtattttctcgtcgacgaagccctgtattcgtcgacgaaatccttcagaccttcgtcgacgaaaccttgtattcgtcTACGAAGCTTGGTCgtttccttgaaattattttattctccaaaatgcaatgtcgtcgacgaagtctatggcctccttctgtttctgtatctatttttctctttctctttattattaaaatgctattattcttcaggtcactacaataAGCATATGACAAAACCTTAGTAATAACTTGAGAGGCGATAGCCACGACAAGGCAAGGGTGAGGGTGAATCGGCTACGACTAGGGTGACGGCCACAACAAGGGCGAGGGTGAATCGATCATAGTGAGCATAAGGGCGATAGTGACGGCAAGGGTGAATTAGCCACAACAAGAACAAGGGCAAAGTCTTGACGCTAGAGCTGGACGATGGAGTGAATTGAACTCTCGAACACAAACAGATTTCAATGGTTAGAGGCTATAACGGGCGGAGTGGCAGAGTGCGAGTGTGCGTTCACTGACTGGTCCACCACCATGCTAGAGTGTGGTGAGTGGAGTGGGAAATTGGAATTTGGAACCGTAAAAGGCAATCCTCCCACTTTCGATTCCCTAGCCAGGTTACAGTCTTACagattatattatatatatatatatatatatatatatatatatatatatatataattcagttAATTTGGATAATCGAAATTAAAATTAACCCAAACCgaaacaaaaatcaaaaaccaaTTTTCCACCGAAAATAAAATTGAACTAAACCAAACTATTTTCTAACTGAACTAAATTGATTGgttcggttaattcgattaattcgATTTTCACAAAATTTCATTCACCcctacatattattattattattattgttgttgttattgtcatggttgttgttgttgtactttTTATGTGTTTAAAAAACGCAGCGCGTCAGCGTATGATGGGCCGAAGGATGGGCCCAAACCGattgagttttttcccattttattattattttataataaaatataaaaaaatattttgttttgaaaaaatttttTCATTTTGATGCTTATGTAATCTCGCAGCATGGGgttgcgagatttaaacaaatctcggaagttggtcctgcgagatttgcatgGATCACTTCTCTCCtccatttctttttcttcatcACGTGCTGCCTGCGCCTGCTTCTCTCCAAGCTTTCCTCCTTTTCCGGTGAGAAGGTTCAACTCCTCCTCTCTGCCCACCCGTTGCTGTCCATGACCACCACGACGCGAAGCAAGAGGCGCTAGATTTGACGGAGATGATGGGGTTAGCGGAGAAGCCTCAATGGAGGGAAGGATTGTCAAAAGTAGCAGGTGGGTCGAAGCTCAGTTGCTGAGAGTTTTGGGGATCTGGGAGCTTGGGAAGGTGAGAAATGGTGGGAAAGGTGATGGAAGAGGTGATGGATGTGTGGTAGAAGCCTAGAAGGTTCAAATGAGGGGATATGgagttttgataaaaaataaaatggtgGAAAACTCATTAATTGGGGAGAGGCACATGTAGGAAAGGAGGCAGCATATTAGATCCCAAAACAATGTCATTTTGAccctaattaattttttttttattttaaaacaatgaagtgtcatttTGCAAGTTGGGCACTGTCTGCATGCACATACTTCTTTTTtattctaaaataataataataaaataatgtttGATTGAGGCCATGCATGTGAGCAGTCTTgcaccaattaattaattatttttaaaaattttaattaattatttgatttttaaaaattttaatttatcaaaGTAGAAGAAATCACAGGTGGGgcccaaaaacccaaaatttacaaaaaaaaaaaaaaaatcagagaatctaaaaataaagaaaaaatgaaaaaaaaaatactaaaatataagAACTTTTTTTATGAAAACCATAAGGGTTTAATGCTTAAATGGTACCCAATAATATTTATAGAACTTTATAAGTTAGATAAaaatctaaaatattaaaatttacactttacctttttatttttttcatattaacATGTgcaattttaataaaaattcctTATTTTTACTAGTTAGGTCCTAGTTAGGGACgcaaattttgttttaaattttaataaatttagataaaatcgagtgcaattttatattatattctatttaaatttagaaaataaaattcaaaatttagtatttaagcatttaaatatatattaaagtaATCAAACAACATATTAAAGTAATCAAACAAAATTAAACCCCTTCATTAAACCCTTATGATTTTCATagcaaaattcttattttttaggatttctttttccattttttcattattttttggtTCTCTGAATTTTTGTTTGtaaattttgggtttttgggcCCCACCTGTGATTTCTTctattttgataaattaaaaattttaaaaatcaattaattaattaaaattttttgaaaaggaTTAATTAATTGGTATAAGACTGCTCACATACATGACCTCAATTAAATGACATTAATTTCTTTTATCAAACCTCTATATCCCATCATTTGAACCTTCTAGGCTTCTACCACACATCCATCACCTCTTGCATCACCTTTCCCACCATTTCTCACCTTCCCAAGCTCCCAGATCCCCAAAACTCTCTGCAACTGAGCTTTGACCCACCTGCTACTTTTGACAATTCTATACCTTTTGACAATCCTTCCCTCCATTGAGGCTTCTCCGCTAACCCCATCATCTCCGTCAAATCTAGCGCCTCTTGCTTCGCGTGGTGGTGGTCGTGGACGACAACGGGTGGGCAGAGAGGGGGAGCTGAACCTTCTCACCAGAAGAGGAGGAAAGCTTGGAGAGAAGCACGCGCAGGCAACAcgtgaagaagaaaaaaaaaaaaggagaagagaaGTGATTCATGCAAATCTCGCAAGATCAACATGCGAGATTTAAACGCAAGATTTCTTTAAATCTTACAGTCCTAACTTGCAAGATTTGTTTGGGACTGCATAGCAAAGTACTCTTTTATATTTTGttacaaaataataatataatgaaaaatgcTCCGGACCATTGCTACTAGAAGCCCAATGGGAGTGGGTAGGTACTAGCTATTAACACGTGGGTGAGCGTTTACCCCTCGCCCTGGCCTGGATGGGAAGCCCCCACCTTTCATTCAGTGATCTCCGGCGCAGCGGATGCCAGAGACGAGTGGTTAGATACCACGTGACCCCCGTCTACCACACGTGACCACCGTTCCCATATTCCATTCCTCTGCATTCACTATCTATCCCAACTCCTACAACTGGCCACGTTTTTTTTACAggaacaatttaaaaataaaataaaataatatacaacACTCTTGATTGgtaaatttttcaattttaatgaGGACCGTTTGTTATCTCAAAATCTTTATTTGGTATGATCTGATATTATAGTTTATTGGGAAAATTGtatcataaataaaatagaaaaaatataattaaaataaaaaacttaatGATGAGCATGTTCATTTTTATTCTTAGATTAATTAATAACTTCTTATTATACCGTCTTTTAATCATCTTAAAATTTTTTCATTGTCAATAAATTTGTTGACATCACTGCTAATCTTTAATAAAtcaaacattaaaaataaaattaaattttgaaccAATTAAGAAGtacttaaataattaaaaatacaaagaatgagtgattaattattttatttaatagaattcTTTATCACTCTATGGAAAGAATTGTTTTGTTTTTGTATGTGTGGAGATTGAACCATCAtcaaaaaattcattttctttattttaatttttccaaaCGTTAAGAATTTCTTTTTGTAAATGTAATGATTCAAtccatgaaaaataaaatttgaaaattaaaatattattatgataagttggaattaaaaaataagaaataaaaataaaatatagcaaTAGAtctaaaattcaaaatcaaaaattgaaaCTTATAATGCAAACAAATATGttattattacatttttttttgcttaagtaattaaataaaagttAAGATTAATAACAACGGAAAATAACTTTGTTTGCTTTAATagaatatatttttagttaaaaattatttttgaataaaattacTTTTCTCTTTAGAAGAattggatttttatatttttaattatagaaTGGTTAGAAATGGAAATGTAATCTGATATTCAATAggtctcaaaaaaataaaattaaaaaattttaaaaagtacaATTGAGGGGACGGATTAGactatatatgtatgttttcttaattatttaatactagaagaaaaaaaaaagatattaataaagataaaataataatatagacaACTAAATTATGGACAAATTACTTGATCTAAAATGAACGGTTTTTTAACAAGAGTAAAAAAATAGATGtattttcttttctatatttttccatACCGAtcatttctttgaaaaaaaaattggttacACAATTGGATGTTATCGATATCTTATCTCTTACCTTTATTTCAAGTTAAAAATTTATGGCCTTTTACTAACAAGGTACAAATTCAATTTATTAGTATGTCCCCTCACATCCTAACTGTTTTGATGGTTAAATTTATGAAATTTGACTAAATTAAATTGTAATGAATCAAATTTTTTATAATAACTATTATATTGTCATCTATGAAGaacaaattaattattttaaatgccAAGATAttcttatgaaaaaaaaaacatgtaaaaaaaggaaaaagaaaaaaaaaaagagcaatttttttttgggagttAGATTGGTAGTTGAGGGTTAGTTAGTCTTATACTATTAGACTTATACTATTAGACTTGTAAGTGGGTCAATAttttaaaaccaaattaataAGTGAACCAAATATTAACtagtttttcaattttattagttCGATTGATTAGTTTGATCTATGTCATCCGGTAGACATTAGCATAGCACCacaattatatatttatattgcaaaaaaatagttaaattttaaattattgatAAATCAAAAAATACCTAGAtagccataacactataaaatattttttataaatatttttcacacaaattaaaataactaaataTAGCTTTAACAAATAaagtatttttcaatatttttaaacatGCATGACCTAATTGTATAGCTCATTggccttttttaaaaaaaaaaattatatggttTATTATACTATAAAATAAGATCATGAATTTGAtccaaatataaattattatttgatttaattaATTGAATCAATCAAGTTAtatcaatttttaaaatactgaaatggTTAAGGTTCACTTTCTTGGTAAATTCCATTTctttcaaaataataaatataagatTACTTAACTTAGTATAAGACCCAACTCTTGTGAGGTATTATCTGTCTCGGCCAACTGCCACTTGTTATATAAAAAGCACTTTAAATAATTGAAATCCAAATCCTCCTTTGGGACCGTGATACTTAGCCTAatcaatgctcaaaaccatgagAGATGCACAAATCCTCAAATTCAAGGGAATCAATTTGAGCCGCTGATCGTGCGCCGCGGCTATAGGTGGGATCGCGAGTCAGACGGTCGAGATCACTCACTCACTCGGGCACCAGAACGAACTACGCATACTATAATTACCCATTGAAGGAGCGATAGAATCGGGAAAAAAGTGGTAGATGTCACGAACGGTAGGTAGATCGGTCTGCTCCCAGCGCTATATAAATGCCGCCCCGCAATTTCTCTGCAACAATCGCAGATTTCGCACTTCCATCTGAAAATTTGAGGCacagagagagatagagaaagaaagagatgGCGCCGGCAACGCTAACGTCACTGGCGGGGGAGAAGACGCTGCAGGCGAAGTTCGTCAGGGACGAGGATGAGCGTCCGAAGATTGCGTATAACCAGTTCAGCAACGAGATTCCGGTGATATCTCTGGCCGGAATCGACGATACCGGCGGCCAGCGATCGGAAATATGCCGGAAGATCGTGGAGGCGTGCGAAGACTGGGGGATATTCCAGGTGGTGGACCATGGCGTCGACGCCGGTCTTGTGGCGGAGATGACTCGCCTCGCTCGCGAGTTCTTCGCTTTGCCTTCGGAAGAGAAGCTTCGGTTCGACATGTCCGGTGGCAAGAAGGGCGGCTTCATCGTGTCCAGTCATCTCCAGGTACCAACGTACGGATGATTCAGATTTATTATTCCCCGAGATAATTaaattaatctcagccgttgaTCATGAAGACTCTAAATGAGTCATTTGTCATCGTCTGTGCGGCTTTTTGACCAACACTGCACTGCTCTCCGCCGTCGGAAGAGCAACGACGGTACAAAGTGAGAGATGAAGATTTAATTGTCTAATCACAAatcattaattatatttaaaattcgTAAATAAGTTTAGGTAATgactatatatttttttaaagatttaatttgattaataatctatcattataattttttttggtatttttgatttatttatttttaaatgtaattttatcttTTGCAATCACTTTTACTCTTAACGTTTTCTAAAACACCCTAACATATTGTTAAACGAATTATTCAAACATATTAAataaaagatatatttttttagcaaaaaaaattaataaagcaaaaaaaaaaaaaaaaattatttagttatTGTTTTACAGAAAATAACTtagtacaaaatatttttagctATTCATTCATTTGTATTTCGTGGGTTcagaaaaatttcaaataaaacatTACAATAGGTAACAGCTATGAGTCGTTTGAGATGCTTATAAAATTAAGTTATAGGatttttaatttaagaaaaatattttaatatttattatgttATTTATGCAAGTTAAATATTTCAAATACACAGTTGAATAATTTTAAAGCATCGATTTTCcccataaatacataattttactgtaaagtgaataaaaataattatgaaatattaacggaattaaatattttttaataaaatttaagtgAATTTATTGGTTAAGTAAATATTAATTGAATTcttaaaatacttttaaaaatatgagatttttagTTTTATTAAGAATAAAAAACACTCACATATCTCGAGATTTGTCAAAATTATAGAAATCTAAGTTAAGATTTTAAAAATGCCATAATTCTCTCCTTATCTTTAAAAAATGTCacaaattttcttttaagatttgtaaaaaaaatagaaatcttttcttaaaaaaaattattttttttataaaatataagaaaatattaggatctttttatcaaattttaggaAAGGTATTTAGAATTCTTAAAATTTAAGAGatctttaaaattttagaaaagttcATTATCTTTTTAGGTTTGTGTTTTTAtccttttattaatttaaaatagtcaatactatttttagtatttaaccaaaatatttgtttaaggaacttttttttttttaattatgattACTTTTTACAAAATTAAAGTTGTAAACTTGTAATGAGCGGATTTAATGATTTTTTAGGGCGAAGCAGTCCAAGACTGGCGGGAAATAGTGACGTACTTCTCGTACCCGATCCGGACCCGGGACTACTCGAGATGGCCCGACAAGCCCGAGGGGTGGAGGGCTGTGACGGAGGCCTACAGCGAGAAGCTGATGGGGCTCGCTTGCAAGCTGCTGGAGGTGCTTTCTGAGGCCATGGGGCTGGAGAAGGAAGCCCTGACCAACGCCTGCGTTGACATGGACCAAAAGGTGGTGGTCAATTTCTACCCCAAATGCCCACAACCCGACCTCACTCTCGGACTCAAGCGACACACGGATCCGGGTACCATAACCCTGCTCCTCCAGGACCAGGTGGGAGGCCTCCAGGCCACCAGGGACGATGGTAAGACCTGGATCACCGTTCAACCCGTGGAAGGCGCATTTGTTGTCAATCTAGGCGATCACGGTCACGTGAGTCACaatatgccatttttttttttccttgaactTACTAccgttaatttttaattttcaaaaatatggcctattattaaatttaattataaattaatattaaatacatataaatatatttaatattatatatatttataaaatttatattatataacatatataatataaaaatgataaaatttaaaatgtTTCGAACTCGAGTAATTTGTTTTAATGTATGTAATATTTGGTATTCGTGAATTAAGAACAGTTTTTGAGCAACGGGAGGTTCAAGAATGCGGATCACCAGGCGGTGGTGAACTCGGATTGCAGCAGGCTATCGATAGCGACGTTCCAGAATCCGGCGCCGGAGGCGAGGGTGTACCCGCTGGCCATAAGGGAGGGGGAGAAGGCGGTGATGGAGGAGCCCATCACATTTGCAGAGATGTACAAGAGGAAAATGGGGCGGGACCTGGAGCTCGCCCGCCTCAAGAAGCTTGCGAAGGAGAAGAAGACGGAGGATCTGCTGAAGGACGTTGACAAGCCCAAAGCCCTCGACGACATTCTTGCTTAATTTCATTTACCTTGGAGCTTGCTTTGTTTTTAACGTTTTGGATTTTGATTGTGTGCAAGGGGGCGAATATGTAGTTATGCATTTTAGCAAATACttttttatgtatatgttttgtttATTGTAAAagatgcagaaaaataaataaagataaaatagaaATTTTTCGTGTTTGGCTATGTCTACTTTACGAGTGGATGAGATAAAAATTTCATTATCTTGAGAAGAGTTACAGGATAATCTAAAATCAgttttgtacaaaatatttttcttctttttatctcTCTTTTTCTCATATCATTTCTATTCGTATGCCTACTGCAAGCCTTATGTGTGAATGTtaaaatgagagggagagagggtCATTTTATAAGGTAATAaagatataatataatttatgGTGGTAGAAAATGAAGGGACATCATTTATGGAGGTGGAAAATTAAGGGGTGACAACCattaatttttatggttttcataacACTTTCCCTTCGATGTTACCCATATATTAACTCATTatgttaagatctttaagatgtctcattccgatGAAATAAATCAATTTCTTGAATATTGTAGTAAGCAAAATTTGGGCGAACAAATATGATAGATTAACAGTTGATTGGATCTACTGAACATTTATATCACTATTCTTCTCGAGATCATGTGTATGGAAAAATTTTGGAGAAACATGTTTCATTctatcaccctttatgtatccttctcttagttgagttatacatgcagtgttgtcttcatataaaactgttggaatacccttgattgattgaagactaCAATTTGCTTGGATATAAGAAATCATTGATCTGAGTCATACACATTCTCTAGTAGCTTCATATAACGGTTTTTTCGTAAAGAAATACAAATCTAGTTTGAGATTTAATATTGTGAGAATAAGATAGATAACTAGCATCTACATATCCTAATAGTTGAGATATCATATGAGTAGGATAGACtcaaatcagatgtacctctcaaataatGTAGAATGTGTTTAATTCCATTCCAGCATCGTTGAGTAGAAGTAGAGCTATATCTTTCTAGTAGATTTATAGCAAATGGAATGTCGGATCTTGCATAATTGGCCAGATACATCAAAGAGgtgataacacttaaatatgaTAGGACCAAGTGATTgctccccctcatcatgaggtcgaaattGATCTTTCATAACATCAAGTGatcacaccatcattggagatcccaaaggatgaattTTGTCCATATAAAATTGCCTCGATATCTTTTCAGCATATTTacattgatgaacaagaattacgtcatttacatgttcaatctgtaggtcaagacaatattttgtctttcctaaatatTTCATCTTAAATTTCACCATTAAGTAATTAGCAGCTTTGGTGAGCTCTTcaagagtcccaactaaattcaaatcatcaacataaaaaaCAATTATAACAAATTTGGATTCTAACCTTTTCATAAAAAGGCATgaacaaattggatcatttatgaatcttttttctacaaggtactcacttaattgaTTGTACCACATACGTTCAAATTGTTTTAATCTATACAAAgaacgttggagtttaattgaatataaaattttaggttttgttttaggcaatttaaatcctttagagattttcatataaatttcactttccaacgatccatatatgtatgttattactacatccataagacgcatgctcagtTGTTCAATGACTGCTAGCCCAATTAAaaatctgaaagtgattccattCATTACGAGAGAATATGTCTCGTCATATTGCGGGTTTTTACGAGAAATCTTGTGCGACAAGCTTTGTTTTATattgagtaatttcattattttcatttcactcgCGCATagatacccatttgtatccaatggGTTGGACATCTTCTGATGTTTGGATTACAGATCCAAAAACTTCTCTCtaatagagagtttaattctgtTGTGATaacctctttccattttggccagtCACTTCTATGTAGACATTTATTAACAAATTTAGGTTCAGAATCCTCATTACTTATGGTAATATCAATAGAAACTACATATGCAAAtatgttgttgacaacaactttatttctatcccacatttctcctgtgtaatgaattgaaatctcattattatttctaaGTACTTGTCCCTTTGAAGGGATATTTCTTCAGGAGATTTCTCTTCAGGAGGTTCCATAATAGGGATTTTATTTTCAAGAGAAAcgggtttgtgaatgtcgaatggattatccacctccATAACATCTTCTAGAGTGTTTACATATTTCAATTTTCTCTTTCTTGGagatttatcttttgcaccaacaggtCTTCTGCGCTTAACTTGCGGTTTAAGTTTATTAGCCAGTTGTTGTCCTTCaaggacatcaatacgtgctagAATATTTGTAGCAgatatatgagattttagtatgaCCCTagtatttgcaaaaaaaaaaaaaaaattgtaattgaTTTGCGatcccttgcaaatgtataatattctaaacttcaagtttactttaatttgtgcgagaatctaaatgagtTAAACTCATAGCATTTCATGTGATATTATGTTGTGCTTCAGGCACTGATTTTGCTctccctaatgtagggaatactgtTTTATCAAAATAACAATCTTGAAACCGTACTTTAAACAAATCAcatgttaaaggttcaagatatctaataatagaaggggaatcaaaaccaacatgtATACCAAGCTTACGTTAatgacccattttagttctttgaggaggggcaataggaacatatactgtgcaactaaaagttcttaaataagaaatatcaggttgttgcccaGAAACTAATTGCACAAGTGAAAGTTTATCGTAAGCAGTTAACCTTATATGAACTAAATATGTAGTATTgagaatagcatgtccccaaatAGATAAAGggatttggttctcataatcataggtttAGCAATGAATTGAAGTATTATCTTAATAAAAGATTTagttaaaccattttgtgtatgggtatgagcaacgagatgttcaacatctattccaagtgacatgcaatagctatcaaaagtttgggatgcaAATTCATCAGCATTATCaaaacgaattgatttaattggataattggGAAAATGAGCTtgtaatctaatcagttgagaaagaagtctaaCAAATGCTATATTACGACTAGAAAGTAGAGAAGCATGTGACCATTTAGTAGATCCATTAATTAAg
The sequence above is a segment of the Malania oleifera isolate guangnan ecotype guangnan chromosome 8, ASM2987363v1, whole genome shotgun sequence genome. Coding sequences within it:
- the LOC131161421 gene encoding naringenin,2-oxoglutarate 3-dioxygenase: MAPATLTSLAGEKTLQAKFVRDEDERPKIAYNQFSNEIPVISLAGIDDTGGQRSEICRKIVEACEDWGIFQVVDHGVDAGLVAEMTRLAREFFALPSEEKLRFDMSGGKKGGFIVSSHLQGEAVQDWREIVTYFSYPIRTRDYSRWPDKPEGWRAVTEAYSEKLMGLACKLLEVLSEAMGLEKEALTNACVDMDQKVVVNFYPKCPQPDLTLGLKRHTDPGTITLLLQDQVGGLQATRDDGKTWITVQPVEGAFVVNLGDHGHFLSNGRFKNADHQAVVNSDCSRLSIATFQNPAPEARVYPLAIREGEKAVMEEPITFAEMYKRKMGRDLELARLKKLAKEKKTEDLLKDVDKPKALDDILA